In Lysinibacillus sp. 2017, the DNA window GCAAAAGGAAAATGGATACACCAAGTATTGGCAGGTCTTTCACGAAGCACAAAGGCGAGTCGTACAGACATGTGCAACATGACTGTGCGGCTTGCGTGCGAAGAACCTGCCAAAAATGACTACACCTGAATAACCCTTTCATTAGAAGACCGAAAGAGGCTTTGTGAATGTGTGCTACGCCCGCCCAAACGAAACACCCGAATCACCCCTATAACAAAGGATGAATTCACTATGATAAACCCTACTGTATAAAAAGATTCACCCAATAAAAAGACTGGCGCCTACCACTGTAAGCGCCAGCACGTGAATACGAGCAAAAGGAAAATGGATACACTAAATATTGGCGGATCTTTCACGAAGCACAAAGGCGAGTCGTACAGACATGTGCAACATGGCTGTGCGGCTTGCGTGCGAAGAACCCGCCAAATGACTATGCTTGAATAACCACTTTAATAAAAGGCAGATCCATTTGAACTTTCTCTACTTTATAAGGAAGATTCGATAAATTTAGAAGACTGGCGCCTACCACTGTAAGCGCCAGCACGTGAATACAAGCAAAAGGAAAATGGATACACCAAGTATTGGCAGGTCTTTCACGAAGCACAAAGGCGAGTCGTACAGACATGTGCAACATGACTGTGCGGCTTGCGTGCGAAGAACCTGCCAAATGGACTATGCTTGAATAACCACTTTAATAAAAGGCAGATTCACTGAACTGTATCTTTCTCAACTTTATAAGGAAGATTCGATGAATTTAGAAGACTGGCGCCTACCACTGTAAGCGCCAGCACGTGAATATAAGCAAAAGGAAAATGGATAACACCATGTATTGGCAGGTCTTTCACGAAGCACAAAGGCGAGTTGTACAGACATGTGCAACATGGCTGTGCGGCTTGCGTGCGAAGAACCTGCCAAATGACTATGCTTGAATAACCACTTTAATAAAGGATGAATTCACTATGATTTCCCCGATTTTACAAAAAGACAGATTGTGACATTATCTTGGCTGTGCGGCTTGCGTGCGAAGAACCCGCCAAATGACTATGCCCGAATCACCACTTCATTAATATCCCCCTATACATAAAACACCCCCACCCTTATTAAATCCAGAAACAAAATAATTAATGCGATTTCCGTATGTTACTGACAACCAAATCGTCAAATATACGCAAAAAACTAACGATTATGTATTTGTAAGCTAGAATATTCGGATTTTATGCGAAAATCAGAAAACTTCTCACTAAAATACGTGTTAATCTAAAGCAATAAATGGTACACTGTTGTTGAATATAATTGAAAGAGGGAACTTCACATGAAAATTGCGATTTCTTCCGATCATGGTGGCAATAATTTACGCAAAGAAATTATGTCGCTATTAGACGAACTATCAATCAGCTATGAAGATTTTGGTCCACAATCAAATGATTCAGTCGATTATCCAGACTATGCACGCCCAGTTGCTGAGAAAGTTGCAGCAGGTGAGTTTGACCGCGGTATTTTAATTTGTGGTACAGGAATTGGTATTTCGATTGCTGCGAACAAATTTAAAGGGATCCGTTGTGCATTAGTGCATGATGTATTTTCAGCAAAAGCAACACGTTGTCACAACGACTCAAACGTATTAGCAATGGGTGAACGTGTTATCGGCCCAGGACTTGCACGTGAAATCGTTACTACTTGGTTAAATACAGAATTTGAAGGTGGACGTCATACTCGCCGCGTAGAAAAAATTTCTGAAATTGAACAAGAGCAATTGTAGGTGACGCAGATGACAAACTTACACGATTTGCAAAAGAGTTTAGCGAAAGCTTTACAAGAATTTGAGCAACAAGTGAAGTTTAATGAAAATCAGTTATTTGTAGTTGGCTGTTCTACTTCTGAAGTCATTGGTGAAAGAATTGGAACTGCTGGAGCACTCGATGTTGCGCAAGCTCTTTATGAGGAATTCTCGAAATTTGCGCAAAAACATAAGCTTTATTTAGTTTTTCAAGGCTGCGAGCATATCAATCGAGCATTAACGCTTGAAGAGGATGCCGCCAATCTATACCATTTAGAACCCGTCTCCGTTGTGCCAGTACGTACAGCTGGAGGTTCTATGTCCGCGTATGCCTATACACAGATGAAGTCACCTGTAGTTGTTGAAACAATTCAAGCACATGCAGGAATCGATATTGGACAAACATTAATCGGTATGCAGTTAAAAGCTGTAGCCGTCCCAATTCGAACATCTGTAAAACAAATAGGAAACGCAGTGATTACATTAGCTACAACACGTCCAAAACTAATTGGTGGCGAACGTGCGCAATATAAAGTAAACCTTTAAAGGCACACTTAATTAATCATTTTGAATTGGAAACTCCGAAAATTTTTCGGAACAATATTTAGGGGGATAATATAAAATGGCATTTGAAAAAGCAGGACAAGACAAAGCAATCTTAGACGCAATTCTTTTAGAGAAAAAGCGTCAAAATACAAACATCGAGTTGATCGCATCAGAGAACTTCGTATCAGAAGCGGTTATGGAAGCTCAAGGTTCTTACCTTACAAATAAATATGCAGAAGGTTACCCAGGTAAACGTTACTACGGTGGCTGTGAATTCGTTGACATAGTAGAAGATATCGCTCGTGACCGTGCAAAAGAATTATTCGGTGCCGCGTATGCAAACGTACAACCTCACTCGGGTGCACAAGCAAATATGGCGGTTTACCATACCATCTTACAACCAGGTGACACTGTCTTAGGGATGAACTTATCTCATGGTGGTCACTTAACACATGGTTCACCAGTTAACTTCTCTGGTATTCTTTACAACTTCGTAGAGTACGGTGTAACAGAAGACACAAATGTCATCGATTATGAAGATGTACGCCAAAAAGCATTAGAATCTAAACCAAAATTAATCGTTGCGGGTGCTTCAGCTTATCCGCGTGCAATTGATTTTAAAAAATTCCGTGAAATTGCGGATGAAGTGGGCGCTTACTTCATGGTAGACATGGCCCACATCGCAGGTTTAGTAGCTGCTGGTGAGCATATGAACCCAGTACCATACGCTGATTTCGTTACAACAACAACACACAAAACATTACGTGGCCCACGTGGTGGTATGATTTTAGCTCGTGATGCAAAATGGGAAAAAGAATTAAACAAATCAGTATTCCCAGGAATTCAAGGCGGTCCATTAATGCATGTCATCGCTGCGAAGGCAGTGGCGTTCGGTGAAGCATTACAACCAGAATTCAAAGACTACGCAAAACAAATTAAATTAAACGCAGCAGCATTAGCGGATTCATTAATCAAAGAAGGCGTTGAAATCGTTTCAGGTGGTACAGATAATCACCTATTACTATTAAACGTAAAATCTTTAGGGTTAACGGGTAAAGTGGCTGAGCATGTGTTAGATGAAGTAGCGATTACAACAAATAAAAACACAATTCCTTACGATACAGCATCACCATTCGTCACTTCAGGTGTTCGTGTAGGTACAGCAGCGATTACGACTCGCGGATTTAATGAAGAGGATGCAATCGAAGTAGGTAAAATCATTGCATTAGTTCTTAAAAATCCAGAAGATGCAGCAACAAAAGTTGAAGCACGTAAACGCGTAGATGCATTAACTGCAAAATATCCTTTATATGCATAATCAATGAATTAAAGCCTTTTTATCTATTTAAGGTAGATAAAAGGGCTTTTTTTGTTTCTATGAGGACGAATTAACGAAATATTCAAATGTGCCATATTGTATTACTACTGTCAATTAGATTATGATAATTATAACTGTAAATGATAGATACTATTGTAATAATTTGTGGGGGAGGTAAATAGGTGAAAGAATTAACATCGTATATATCAGAAGAGAAAATGATCCGATTATTAGATTTTACAAATGAGTTAATTATTCACGAAGGGTCTTTTAGTAGTAAATTAAAAAATTTATGTATAGAACTAGATGCGATACATCAAACACATACAACTTTTACGGTCGTATACGAAAAAGAAATTCAACATTTACCTTCTCTACGATTTAATGAGGAATTTCAAATACAAGAAGATAGACAATTATATAAGTTGTTGTTACAAGATCCAATCCCAATTGGGTGGCAAGATTTAGAACATTTAGCGCTACATCGGGATACACATTATTATGTGACAAATCAGGGATTTAACGCGCATTATTACATACCGGTATATACAAAGAAAAATAATCCAATTGGTTATTTTATTTGTTATTATGACCAACATAAAGACGAACATATGAATATCGCACAGTTTACTGATAAAATAACAAAGATTGTTCAGCTCATCCATAAGATGCAACGTTATCAAACTCAAATTGCACAGCTCACATTAGTTGATGCACATACGAATTTACCAAGTTATAAGCAGTTTTTGAGAATTATTAAACAACACAAGGCAAAAAATAAAACAGGTGTTATTAAAATTGTTGAACCTGGGGAATTTTCAAAAGTGGTAGAGCTTTTTGGCCGTCCAGCGGGGGATGTCATGTTGAAAGAGCTTGGTAAGAGGCTGAAACACTTATCAGCTAGTGAAAATAGTGAAGTGGCGCGATTTACGAGTTCTTCGCTCATCATGTTTACTCCAATAGATTTTCATACGATAGAAAAAACAAGAAATGCACCGATTACGGATGCGGCAAACAGCCCCTTCATTATTGCCGGGCAACAAATTTATACGACATTAAAAATAGGGATTGCCCCATTTGAACAAGGTCATACTGAATATGATGCCATACGCTTTGCCGAAAGTGCTTTAACTGATTCTAAATTGGTTCCTGGTACGCAAATAAATTATTATATAGAACAATCTAATCGAAACGTAAAGCGTGAATTATTGTTATTGAATCATTTAAAACAAGCGATACAACAAAAACAAATTACAGCACACTTTCAACCGAAATTTGAAGTGCGAAGAGAGCGTATTGCGAGTATGGAGGCTTTAGCTCGCTGGATTTCACCGGAGCTCGGCTTTATTTCACCGGGGGAGTTTATTCCTATGGCTGAAAGTTCGGGGTTAATCCGTGAAATCGAGCTACAAATTATCGAACAAGTACTGCAGTGGCAACAGCAGCGTCAATATGATGGGAAACGCATTGTTCCGATTGCGATTAATATATCACCAGAACATTTTTATCATCCGTTGTTTATCCCAAAATTAAAAAGCTTAATAGGACAATACTATGCGGACCCTCACTTTCTAATTATTGAAATTACCGAATCGATGAGTTTGTTTGATTTTGAACGGGCGAAAATCATTTTAACAAAGCTTCGATTGCTTGGAATATCAACAAGTGTAGATGATTTTGGAATCGGTTATTCGTCGCTTAGCTATTTACAAAAGTTTTCATTTGACGAATTAAAAATAGACCAAAGTTTTTCGCGGAAAATTGATGAGCTCGCAACGCAAACAATCGTCAAATCGATTATCCAAATTGCGCATATGCTCGACATGACCGTTATTGCAGAAGGGGTCGAAACATTAGAGCAGTCGACTATTTTAAAAGAACTAGAATGTGATGTCATACAGGGCTTTTATTATTCACGACCACTATCGATCGAGGATGCTTCAAAGTTGTTAGACGAACAAATACATTCTAAAA includes these proteins:
- a CDS encoding TIGR01440 family protein, which translates into the protein MTNLHDLQKSLAKALQEFEQQVKFNENQLFVVGCSTSEVIGERIGTAGALDVAQALYEEFSKFAQKHKLYLVFQGCEHINRALTLEEDAANLYHLEPVSVVPVRTAGGSMSAYAYTQMKSPVVVETIQAHAGIDIGQTLIGMQLKAVAVPIRTSVKQIGNAVITLATTRPKLIGGERAQYKVNL
- a CDS encoding bifunctional diguanylate cyclase/phosphodiesterase; this encodes MKELTSYISEEKMIRLLDFTNELIIHEGSFSSKLKNLCIELDAIHQTHTTFTVVYEKEIQHLPSLRFNEEFQIQEDRQLYKLLLQDPIPIGWQDLEHLALHRDTHYYVTNQGFNAHYYIPVYTKKNNPIGYFICYYDQHKDEHMNIAQFTDKITKIVQLIHKMQRYQTQIAQLTLVDAHTNLPSYKQFLRIIKQHKAKNKTGVIKIVEPGEFSKVVELFGRPAGDVMLKELGKRLKHLSASENSEVARFTSSSLIMFTPIDFHTIEKTRNAPITDAANSPFIIAGQQIYTTLKIGIAPFEQGHTEYDAIRFAESALTDSKLVPGTQINYYIEQSNRNVKRELLLLNHLKQAIQQKQITAHFQPKFEVRRERIASMEALARWISPELGFISPGEFIPMAESSGLIREIELQIIEQVLQWQQQRQYDGKRIVPIAINISPEHFYHPLFIPKLKSLIGQYYADPHFLIIEITESMSLFDFERAKIILTKLRLLGISTSVDDFGIGYSSLSYLQKFSFDELKIDQSFSRKIDELATQTIVKSIIQIAHMLDMTVIAEGVETLEQSTILKELECDVIQGFYYSRPLSIEDASKLLDEQIHSKKIQFNH
- the rpiB gene encoding ribose 5-phosphate isomerase B; the protein is MKIAISSDHGGNNLRKEIMSLLDELSISYEDFGPQSNDSVDYPDYARPVAEKVAAGEFDRGILICGTGIGISIAANKFKGIRCALVHDVFSAKATRCHNDSNVLAMGERVIGPGLAREIVTTWLNTEFEGGRHTRRVEKISEIEQEQL
- the glyA gene encoding serine hydroxymethyltransferase, yielding MAFEKAGQDKAILDAILLEKKRQNTNIELIASENFVSEAVMEAQGSYLTNKYAEGYPGKRYYGGCEFVDIVEDIARDRAKELFGAAYANVQPHSGAQANMAVYHTILQPGDTVLGMNLSHGGHLTHGSPVNFSGILYNFVEYGVTEDTNVIDYEDVRQKALESKPKLIVAGASAYPRAIDFKKFREIADEVGAYFMVDMAHIAGLVAAGEHMNPVPYADFVTTTTHKTLRGPRGGMILARDAKWEKELNKSVFPGIQGGPLMHVIAAKAVAFGEALQPEFKDYAKQIKLNAAALADSLIKEGVEIVSGGTDNHLLLLNVKSLGLTGKVAEHVLDEVAITTNKNTIPYDTASPFVTSGVRVGTAAITTRGFNEEDAIEVGKIIALVLKNPEDAATKVEARKRVDALTAKYPLYA